In Musa acuminata AAA Group cultivar baxijiao chromosome BXJ3-11, Cavendish_Baxijiao_AAA, whole genome shotgun sequence, one DNA window encodes the following:
- the LOC135652374 gene encoding ran-binding protein 1 homolog a-like, producing MASNDPDREEEAVAGEDEDTGAQIAPIVTLSEVAVTTGEEEEDALLDLKAKLYRFDKEGNQWKERGTGSVKLLKHRETGKVRLVMRQAKTLKICANHLVIPSIKIQEHAGNDKSCVWHASDFADGELKEEMFCIRFGSVENCKKFMETVESITETLGKSEEKESEDASAAAGLLEKLSVAESKTEKASEEAPATSVKAEESSEVEKP from the exons ATGGCGAGCAACGATCCAGATCGCGAGGAGGAGGCCGTTGCCGGCGAGGACGAGGACACTGGCGCGCAGATCGCCCCCATCGTCACCCTCTCGGAAGTCGCCGTCACCaccggcgaggaggaggaggacgcctTGCTCGATCT GAAGGCGAAGCTGTACCGGTTCGATAAGGAGGGGAACCAGTGGAAAGAGAGGGGCACGGGGAGCGTGAAGCTTTTGAAGCACCGGGAGACGGGAAAGGTGCGGCTGGTGATGCGCCAGGCGAAGACCCTCAAGATCTGCGCCAACCATCTAG TTATTCCGTCGATCAAGATTCAGGAGCACGCGGGGAATGATAAGTCGTGCGTGTGGCATGCGTCGGATTTCGCTGATGGGGAGCTGAAGGAGGAGATGTTCTGCATTCGGTTCGGCTCAGTAGAAA ACTGCAAGAAGTTCATGGAGACGGTTGAAAGCATTACTGAAACTCTCGGAAAGAGCGAAGAGAAGGAGAGCGAGGATGCCTCGGCAGCTGCTGGACTATTGGAGAAATTGAGCGTTGCTGAAAGCAAAACAGAGAAAGCTTCAGAGGAAGCTCCAGCCACTTCTGTCAAGGCAGAAGAATCATCGGAGGTGGAAAAACCCTAA
- the LOC103970949 gene encoding uncharacterized protein LOC103970949 produces the protein MASLEQPPPASVHVDAAGASSSSPTPPHPRRIPSWRHSRRLRIEIDLHLPRCGLRPSKVLIHSFWISLVGLFLIRLATAVTTATEVRVFSIAGAVAAFLPWLLLFLSSAAITVLLEAGVCDLTWIFSGSGGGPPGGEPPLVSGHGDDDRDGEGIGGGEASYAIVSSTMVTDASTFSTTQREPSLVGIGGGEASYGIVPCTMGTDASTSSTTQREPSQVSCQCDGDRDDEGEGSGGGEARYGIVSYTTGTEASSSSGTRSEPRLVSGPGDEDCDDEGEGSGGGEASYGISSSTAGSEASTSSATPPAVLPESVESAPPV, from the coding sequence ATGGCCTCCCTCGAGCAGCCACCTCCCGCTTCGGTCCACGTCGACGCCGCCggcgcctcctcctcttccccaaCCCCGCCGCACCCCCGCCGCATCCCCTCGTGGCGCCACTCCCGGAGGCTCCGCATCGAGATCGACCTCCACCTGCCGCGGTGCGGTCTCCGCCCCAGCAAGGTCCTGATCCACTCCTTCTGGATCTCCCTTGTTGGTCTCTTCCTCATCCGCCTCGCCACCGCCGTCACGACGGCCACCGAAGTCAGGGTCTTCTCCATCGCTGGCGCCGTCGCCGCCTTCCTCCCCtggctcctcctctttctctcctcCGCCGCCATCACCGTCCTCCTCGAGGCCGGCGTCTGCGACCTCACCTGGATCTTCTCCGGCTCGGGGGGCGGTCCGCCAGGAGGGGAGCCTCCCCTCGTTTCCGGCCATGGCGACGACGATCGGGACGGCGAGGGCATTGGCGGAGGCGAAGCTAGCTATGCGATCGTGTCATCTACCATGGTGACCGACGCGTCGACGTTCTCCACTACGCAAAGAGAGCcaagcctcgtgggcatcggcggAGGCGAAGCGAGCTATGGGATTGTGCCGTGTACCATGGGGACCGACGCGTCGACGTCCTCCACTACGCAAAGAGAGCCAAGCCAAGTCTCCTGCCAATGTGACGGGGACCGCGACGACGAGGGCGAGGGCAGCGGCGGAGGCGAAGCGAGATATGGGATTGTTTCGTATACCACAGGGACCGAGGCGTCGTCGTCCTCCGGTACGCGAAGCGAGCCGCGGCTCGTCTCCGGTCCGGGCGACGAGGACTGTGACGACGAGGGCGAGGGCAGCGGCGGAGGCGAAGCGAGCTATGGGATTAGCTCCTCTACAGCGGGGAGCGAGGCATCAACCTCTTCCGCGACGCCTCCAGCGGTGCTGCCAGAGTCCGTGGAGTCGGCGCCGCCGGTCTGA